The genome window GATCATGGCCTGGCTCGACGAGCTCCCGAAGAACGCGGCCGACGTCCCCCGCAACGCCCTCCTGCGGATGCTCGCCACGAACGACGCCATGGGAAGCGGCAAGTTCTTTGCCTACATCCCGAACAACCGCCGGTTCGTCCTCCAGCGTTCGTTCCCGAACGAAGGGATGACCCAGGCCAAGTTCCGCCAGCTCCTTCAGGACCTCGGCAGCACGGTCGTCGAGACCTACCCGGTCTGGACCGTCTCGAACTGGAACGCCAACGGCGCCGCCGTCGCCCAGCCGGCCAACCCGGCCACCGCGACGCAGCCGGGGGGCGCTCCGACGCAGTCGGCCGCTAACGATCCGAAGAACACCGGAACGATTCAGCGCTAGTCGAAGAAAACGGCGGGCCTGTTTTCGGGGGCGATGCCAAGACAACCGCGACGAGACGGTCCGAAGGACCAGTTTCGCCGCGGTTGCGGCATTTGGGGGAGGACGAAGTTCCAAGTTTCAAGTGGCAGGTATCAAGGATCAGGAGGAATTGCCTGGCACCTGGTCCCTCTCACTCCGTGTATGTCCGTAGCCACTCGACTCCCTTGGCGAAGGCGTCCGGCGTCAGCGGATGTCCCATGCCGTGGTTGAGGAGGCCGAGCCGCGCGGGGGAGCCGTAGAGGGCGTAGACGGGCTCCGCGGCGCGGAGGTAGGGGAGCGAGCGCGTGCCGTCCGCCGCACCTGGGCCGTGTTCGCCGCCGATGACGAGGAACGGCCGGGGGGCGATCAGGGCCAGAAGCTCGTGGTGGTTGCGGGACCATTTCGAGTCCTTCGCCATCGGGCCGAGATACCAGGCGGCGTCCCAGTTCGTGGAGTCGAGGGCGATGCCTCCTTCGCTGGCGACTCCGGCATGGACGCGGTCGTCGAACGCGAGCAGATAGAGAACTTCCTTCGCCCCGAGTGAATGGCCGAACGCGGCCACGCGTTTGGCATCGACGTCGGGCTGCGCCAGCAGCAGGTCGACGCCCCGCTCGGCGTCGTAGAGCATCTTCGCCATCCCCTTCGCGTCCGGATGGCGGGCCTGGAACTTCTCGACCGCAACATTGAGCGTCTTGGCGTCCTTCCAGAGGAAGTTCATCGGGCAGACGACGACAAAGCCCGCCCCGGCGAGCTTGAGCCCGGTGTGCTGCCGGTCTTCCCCCTGGACGCCGGCGATGGCGTCGATCGTCAGGGCGGTCGTCGGATGGAGCGCGACGATTCCGGCCCGCGTTCCCGGCTTCGCGTCCCCGGCGGGGCGGAGGATGTAGGCTCGCTCCCGAAGGCCCGGCTCGCCCGTGTACTCGACGAGCTCGCGCGTTCCCCAGTCGAAGGTCTCCTTGGAGATCGACTTGATCTCCAGGTCGGCCGGCCGTTTTGGCATCGGGCCGAGGAACGTGCGCCACTCACTGCGGAGAGTGTCCCGCCGGGCATTCCACGCATCGAGCGACGCGATCGGGGTGCCGGCGGCGTCCTGAAGCAGGGGTGTCAGCGGCTTCCAGACCGGAACGTTTGCCGCGGTCTCCGGAGCCAGCACATCCTTGAGCCAGGGGACGTCGTCCGCCGATGCCGCCAGGGGCCACAGACACACGAAGAGGGCGAGAAGACGAAAGTTCATCGGGAAGAATCGCTCCGGGGGGAAATGTCGAATCGGCGGGAGGCGGCGGCGCGTCACCCTCGCCACGTCGCATTACATCAGCCATCGTCGATGGACGATAGCGTCCGCGTCCGAGGACTCTCCTCGGGGCGCTGAGGCATCCCGCGCTGCGAGGGCGTACAATCGAGGCTCCTCGTCTTGGTCGTCGGAGCACCTCGCGTGCGTACGTGCCTTGTCCTGTTGTCTCTCCTGATTCTGTCCGGGCCGGTCGCCGCCTTCGCTGCGGCCGCCGCTCCTGACATGCCGCCGCCGTCCGCTCCGATGGTGGATTTCAATCGAGACATCCAGCCGCTGCTCGCCCAGCATTGCCTCCGTTGTCACGGCCCGATGAAGCAGGACGGCGACCTGCGGCTCGATTCCCGCGTAGCGGCGGAAAAGGGAGGGGATTCGGGCCGGAGCGTCCTGATGCTGCCTCCGGAGAAGAACGAGATCCTGCGGCGGCTCCGGTCGATGGAACCGGGGGACCGGATGCCGCTCGAAGGGCCGCCGCTCGACGAGGCGTCGCTCCAGAAGTTCGAAGCCTGGATCCGCGCCGGTGCCGTCTGGCCGGAGAAAATGGTGGCCAAGTTCACGCCGTACCAGGAGGCGTGGTGGGAAACGGCCGCCGGCTGGCTGCTGAGCAAGTGGGAGGAGTGGTACGGAAAGACGATCGTGCCCGCCCTCTACTTCCTGATACCGCTCGCGATCGTGGTCCTGTTCCTGGAGCGGGCCCGTGAGACGCGGCGGGCGCAGCTCAGGAAGGGGGAGCCGGTCAGCCCCTGGGCGGAGCGGTGGGCTCACGTCTCGCGGGCGTGGCAGCTCGCCGGGTTCCTGGCGGTGACGGTCGGGGCGCTGGTCCTCTGGACGCGCAGCCGGCTTGCGGAGATTCCGCGGCTGCAGGGGGAAGTGACCAAGCTGCAGAAGCAGCTCAGCAAGATGGATGCGGATCCGGAGCGGACTGTCCGACCCGTTCACGCGCCGCGGATGGGGGGGAAATACTATCGCGGGAACGACGAGCGGAGCCCGGCCCTCTTCAACGGGGGCTATTACCGGACGGCGACCTTCGAAATCCATCTCCTCGATCCGGCGGGGCAGCCGCTGATCTGGGGCGATCCGATTCCCGCGCGGGCGACGGTCCAGGTCTTGATCGCGAAAGCGCCGTTTGCGGCTCCCTCGCTCTTCACGGGCGAGATGATGGGAGCAGTGGGGATGTCGGCCAAGCACATCAATGCGCAGGGGACCGGGGAAGAGGTCCCCCCGTATTCGTTTCTCAAGCCGAGCGATCAGGAAGGGATCTGGGTCGCCGAACTGCCGGTGACGCTCGACCCGCAGGCGCCGCGGCAGGAGGGGAAGGTCTATCTCAACGCCGGGATGCAGGAGACGGGGGGCCGTCTTCAGGGGGTCTGCCACTATTCCGTGGGCTACAAGCTCGTCGCGGCGGACGGAAAGCTGACGACCGAGTCCGAGGTCTGGATGGAGTCGATCCTGAAGCCGGGGCAGCTCATCTGGACCCCGGAGGGGCGGATCAGTGCGCAGGAGTGGTTCGACGCTCTTCCGATCCCTGAGATCGTCAACGGCAACAGCAGCGATCCGAAGCTGCTGGGGACCGAAGTCCACATCGAGATGCTCCGCCGGCTTCGCGAGGATCGCGAAAGGGAACGGGCCCTGGCGCCCGAGCCGGCAACGCCGCCTCCACCGCCGCCGGCGGTTCTTCAGCCCATGACTCCGAACTCCTCACCACCATGATCGATGAACATTTTGTGACGGGTGCTTTTGAACTTCCGGGGTGCCGGATCGTGGCCAGTCATGGCCTGGTCCGCGGGATCGTGTGTCGGTCGCGGAGCGTCGTGGGCAACTTTGCCGCGGGGCTGCAGACGATCTTTGGCGGGAACATCACGATCTATACGCAGCTGTGTGAGCGGGCGCGGCAGGATGCGTATGAGCTGATGATTCAGCATGCCGATGAGCGGGGGGCGAATGCGGTGATTGGTGTGCGGTATGACGCCAATGAGGTGATGGCGGGGGTGACGGAAGTCCTCGCTTACGGGACGGCGGTGACGGTGGAGCAAGTTCGGTAGGCGAACCGCGTCCTTGCCGGCACGACTCTGCTCGCTCAAACCCAACGTGCGACGGCAGCATGGGGTCAAGGGGGTACCCCTTTAAAGGTGAGCGAGTCAGTCCTTACCCTGTCTCTGTCTGGAGGTTGCGACGGACTCCTGGAGAGGACAACAGGGATGTTGCCAGCCGAAGTGTTGGAGCGTTTTGTCGAATGCTGTCCCGCCGCGGTCATGGTGCGGGCCGTTCTGGAGAACCTGCTGCGGCCCGAGCGGCTGGATGAGGTCTTCCAGCGGGCCGCCCAGCGGCAATACAGCCGCCAGCTCCTGTTCTCGCAGCTCGTGGCGATCATGTCGGCTGTCGCCACCCGTTCGCAGCCGTCTGTCCATGCCGCCTATCTGGCGGCTCAGGACAAGCTCGACATCTCACCCCAGGCCCTGTACGACAAACTTCGACGGCTTGAACCGGCCGTCACGGCCGCCCTGGTCCGCGAGACCGCCCGCGATGCCGCACGAGCCATCGATGCTCTGCCGGGCCTGCGGCCACCCGTGCTGACCGGGGGACTGAAGACGTACGACGTCTATTGTGTCGACGGGAATCACCTGGCCAGCACGGAGCACCGGCTTGCCGAGTTGCGGACGACCCGCGAAGCGGCCCTCCCCGGACAGACGCTGGCCCTGCTGGACCTTCGTCGGGGGCTGATCACGGAACTTGTTCCCGGCGAGGATGGCCATGCCCAGGAACGCTCGCTCGTCCCGGAGCTGCTGGAGCGGTTGCGGAAGGGGATGGTGCTCGTCGCCGACCGGAACTTCTGCACGAGCCGGATCCTGTTCGGAATCGTGCAGCGTTCGGCCTTCTTTGTGATCCGTCAACATGGCTCGACCCTCTCCTGGGAGCGGGAGGGGAAGCGGCGGCGGATCGGCCGGACGGTGACGGGGATGATGTTCGAGCAGATCCTGGACCTGAACTATGAGGGCCAGACGCTGCCGGTCCGGCGGCTGACGATCGAACTGGACGGACCGACGAACCAGGGGGAGAGCGAAGTCCACATCCTGACGAATCTTCCGGCCGAAACAGTCCCGGCCGGCGAGGTGGTGGAGGCGTACCGCCTGCGGTGGACGATCGAAGAGGCGTTCCAGTGTCTGACGGAGGTTCTGCGGTGCGAGGTGGAAACGCTGGGCTATCCGCGGGCGGCCCTGTTCTCGTTTGCCGTGGCGGTGGTGGCCTGGAACACGTATGCGGTGGTCAAGGGGGCGCTGAAGTCGGTTCACGGCTGGGAGACGATCGAGGCGACGCTGTCCGACTATCACCTGATGCATGACGTGCTGCTGACGCACTGCGGCCTGGAGATCGCTGTGGAGGCTTCGGCGTGGTTCTGGCACCAGGGGTTGTGCCCCCAGGGGCTGGCGAAGGAGCTGGTTCGTCTGGCGAAGACGGTGAAGTTGTCCCGGTATCCCAAGCGGAAGCGAGGTCCGAAACACCCGCCTCCCGCGAAAACAGGACGCCGCAACGATCACCTCTCGACCGCCAGACTCCTTGAGAAACGCAAAGACAAACGACCTTGAAAGGGGTAGGTCAAGGGGGCCACGCCCCCTTGCCGCCGGAGGCACTCCTGAGAGGAACCGTTGTAAGCAATGGGCGGCCCCTTTGTGGTACCAGCGTTGAGGACTCCCCGCTCGCTCTGCAATCCCCGCGGGTTGGTGAGGGGGCATCCGGCACGTTGTCCGCGCCTGGACACTCGCTCCTTCAGACAACTCTCGACGAGACGGCCTCCGGCGGGCAAAGGGGCGTTGCCCCTCTGCACTCCCCACCAGGGGGCCCCTGGACCCGGTGAGGCACTACCCGATGAATTCCAGCTCGACCGGGTTCGGAATGATCCCCGCCTCATATCCCTTCTTCAGCAACAGCGCGACTGCCTCACGGCCCCGAGGACCAAAGTCGAGCGTCCAGTCGTTCACATACATCCCGACAAACTTGTCCGACTTCGCCACATCGAGATCCCGCCCATACTTCATCGCATAGTCGAGCGCTTCCTTCCGGTGCGCCAGAGCGTACTCAATGCTCTTCTTGAGCAGCGCGGTCACCTCATCCATCGCCTTCCGGCCCAAGTCCTTCCGGATCGCGTTCCCGCCCAGCGGCAGCGGCAACCCCGTCTCCTCCATCCACCACACGCCAAGATCGACAACCAGGTGCAGGCCCTGGTTCTGATACGTCAGCTGTCCCTCGTGAATGATCAGCCCGGCATCAACCTCGCCCTTCTCGACGAGATTCAGGATCTCGTCAAACGGGCGGATCACAAACCGCACCGTCGTCTCGCCGGCGAGACCGGCCGGAGCCCCGACTTCTTCTGCCGGAGCGGCGTCGAGTCCCTTCGACTTCAGACACAACCGCAGAGCCAGGAACGCAGTCGTCAGCGTGCCGGGAATGGCGATCGTCTTGCCCGCCAGATCCTCGATCTTCATCGGCTTGGGGGTGACGACCATCGGGCCGTAACCATCCCCCATGCTGCATCCGCACGCGCACAAGGCGTACTTGTCCGTCATGAACGAATAGCCGTGCAGGCTCACCGCCGTCAGCTCCAGCTCCCCCTTGAGAGCCCGGTGGTTCAGCGTCTCGATGTCCTGGAGCTGATGCGTGAAGCGGTAATCCCCCGTGTCGACCTTGTCGTTCGTGAGGGCGTGGAACATGAAGGCATCGTCGGGATCAGGACTGTGGCCGACGCGGATCAGTGTGGGCATGGCGGGGGGGAGGGAGGGACGAGGGTCTAGGGACTAGAGACTAGGGAGTGAGGCCGAGCGGTGAAAGCGATCGGATGACCAGGGCTGCGTTGGATCGGCGAACTCCGATTCGCTGCCTTGGAGCGAAAATATCGGGCTCAGGCGGCGTCTCTCCACCCGTCATCCCAGCACGGACTTAACCGCCGCCACGACCGCTTCATGCAGGCCGCCGTTCGTCACGACGACACCGCGGTTCTCGCGCAGCTCGCGTCCCAGCGAGAAATCGAGCGGCCGGCCGTCGACGTCCGTGACCCGGCCGCCGGCTTCTTCGACGCAGATCACGCCGCCGGCGTGGTCCCAGATCTTCTCGCGGTAATCCGCCCGGGTCGGGAGGCGGAGATAGATGTCCGATTCCCCGCGGGCGACGGTGGCGTACTTGGCCTGACTGTCCATCCGGACCGGCGGAGCGGTGATCCCGAGCTTTGCGGCGATCAGGGCACTGGCATCCTGCGAGCTGTGGCCGGACTCGACCGATTCGCAGACCCGGGCCATGTCGGCGCGGGTCGTCGAACTCGTGCGGACCGCCTGCGGAGCGGCATCGGGCTGCGACAGCGGACGGAGCTGCGTCCCCTGTCCCCGGACCGCCGACATCAGGACCCCCTTGGCATTATCCCAGGCGTCCGCGGACGAGAGGTTGGGGCAGCCCAGCACCCCCAGCTCAATCCGGCCGTGGACGATGAGAGCCAGCGAGACCGCGTACTGCTCGCCCCGGAGGAACCCCTTGGTGCCGTCGATCGGGTCGAGCGTCCAGAACCGCCCGCTTCCCCCCTGTCCGTTGCCGCGGTCGATCCACTCGCAGAGATCGGCCTCGCTGGCGTCGATGCCGACTTTCGAAAGCTCGGACCGCAGGTCCCCCATATGGCGGGCGTTGTCCGGAGCCTTGAGGGCCTCGGCCTCCTCCTCGCCGACGATCTCATCGCCGGGGAAAGCGTCTCCCAGAATCCGGCAGATCGCCGCCTGGGACGCGAAGTCTGCGATCGTGACCGGGCTGCGGTCTTTCTTCTCGATCGACTCGCGGGTGATCCGGGACTGGACCGACTGGCAAACCCGGGCGGCCACGGCGACCGCCTTCAGGGCGACTTGGAGTTCAGCTTCGAAAGACATCAGCAGAGAGATCAGGGTTTTCAGTTGTCCGTCATCGGTTTTCAGTCAGAGTGCTCGCGACGTGCCGCGCCTCTGACTGAAAACTAACAACT of Planctomyces sp. SH-PL14 contains these proteins:
- a CDS encoding type III secretion system chaperone — translated: MKSLARKWILAGATLGVLAGAPLARLALAQQPAAAPAAAAPAAVPAGGVNEEQLGQLVAALGLKPEKQQQRYDFAFRATLDDQEWTLSMSSVLSTDQQSIWIMAWLDELPKNAADVPRNALLRMLATNDAMGSGKFFAYIPNNRRFVLQRSFPNEGMTQAKFRQLLQDLGSTVVETYPVWTVSNWNANGAAVAQPANPATATQPGGAPTQSAANDPKNTGTIQR
- a CDS encoding alpha/beta hydrolase family protein, producing the protein MNFRLLALFVCLWPLAASADDVPWLKDVLAPETAANVPVWKPLTPLLQDAAGTPIASLDAWNARRDTLRSEWRTFLGPMPKRPADLEIKSISKETFDWGTRELVEYTGEPGLRERAYILRPAGDAKPGTRAGIVALHPTTALTIDAIAGVQGEDRQHTGLKLAGAGFVVVCPMNFLWKDAKTLNVAVEKFQARHPDAKGMAKMLYDAERGVDLLLAQPDVDAKRVAAFGHSLGAKEVLYLLAFDDRVHAGVASEGGIALDSTNWDAAWYLGPMAKDSKWSRNHHELLALIAPRPFLVIGGEHGPGAADGTRSLPYLRAAEPVYALYGSPARLGLLNHGMGHPLTPDAFAKGVEWLRTYTE
- a CDS encoding c-type cytochrome domain-containing protein, with the translated sequence MRTCLVLLSLLILSGPVAAFAAAAAPDMPPPSAPMVDFNRDIQPLLAQHCLRCHGPMKQDGDLRLDSRVAAEKGGDSGRSVLMLPPEKNEILRRLRSMEPGDRMPLEGPPLDEASLQKFEAWIRAGAVWPEKMVAKFTPYQEAWWETAAGWLLSKWEEWYGKTIVPALYFLIPLAIVVLFLERARETRRAQLRKGEPVSPWAERWAHVSRAWQLAGFLAVTVGALVLWTRSRLAEIPRLQGEVTKLQKQLSKMDADPERTVRPVHAPRMGGKYYRGNDERSPALFNGGYYRTATFEIHLLDPAGQPLIWGDPIPARATVQVLIAKAPFAAPSLFTGEMMGAVGMSAKHINAQGTGEEVPPYSFLKPSDQEGIWVAELPVTLDPQAPRQEGKVYLNAGMQETGGRLQGVCHYSVGYKLVAADGKLTTESEVWMESILKPGQLIWTPEGRISAQEWFDALPIPEIVNGNSSDPKLLGTEVHIEMLRRLREDRERERALAPEPATPPPPPPAVLQPMTPNSSPP
- a CDS encoding YbjQ family protein, with the translated sequence MIDEHFVTGAFELPGCRIVASHGLVRGIVCRSRSVVGNFAAGLQTIFGGNITIYTQLCERARQDAYELMIQHADERGANAVIGVRYDANEVMAGVTEVLAYGTAVTVEQVR
- a CDS encoding IS4 family transposase; translated protein: MLPAEVLERFVECCPAAVMVRAVLENLLRPERLDEVFQRAAQRQYSRQLLFSQLVAIMSAVATRSQPSVHAAYLAAQDKLDISPQALYDKLRRLEPAVTAALVRETARDAARAIDALPGLRPPVLTGGLKTYDVYCVDGNHLASTEHRLAELRTTREAALPGQTLALLDLRRGLITELVPGEDGHAQERSLVPELLERLRKGMVLVADRNFCTSRILFGIVQRSAFFVIRQHGSTLSWEREGKRRRIGRTVTGMMFEQILDLNYEGQTLPVRRLTIELDGPTNQGESEVHILTNLPAETVPAGEVVEAYRLRWTIEEAFQCLTEVLRCEVETLGYPRAALFSFAVAVVAWNTYAVVKGALKSVHGWETIEATLSDYHLMHDVLLTHCGLEIAVEASAWFWHQGLCPQGLAKELVRLAKTVKLSRYPKRKRGPKHPPPAKTGRRNDHLSTARLLEKRKDKRP
- a CDS encoding MqnA/MqnD/SBP family protein, with translation MFHALTNDKVDTGDYRFTHQLQDIETLNHRALKGELELTAVSLHGYSFMTDKYALCACGCSMGDGYGPMVVTPKPMKIEDLAGKTIAIPGTLTTAFLALRLCLKSKGLDAAPAEEVGAPAGLAGETTVRFVIRPFDEILNLVEKGEVDAGLIIHEGQLTYQNQGLHLVVDLGVWWMEETGLPLPLGGNAIRKDLGRKAMDEVTALLKKSIEYALAHRKEALDYAMKYGRDLDVAKSDKFVGMYVNDWTLDFGPRGREAVALLLKKGYEAGIIPNPVELEFIG
- a CDS encoding 3'(2'),5'-bisphosphate nucleotidase, whose product is MSFEAELQVALKAVAVAARVCQSVQSRITRESIEKKDRSPVTIADFASQAAICRILGDAFPGDEIVGEEEAEALKAPDNARHMGDLRSELSKVGIDASEADLCEWIDRGNGQGGSGRFWTLDPIDGTKGFLRGEQYAVSLALIVHGRIELGVLGCPNLSSADAWDNAKGVLMSAVRGQGTQLRPLSQPDAAPQAVRTSSTTRADMARVCESVESGHSSQDASALIAAKLGITAPPVRMDSQAKYATVARGESDIYLRLPTRADYREKIWDHAGGVICVEEAGGRVTDVDGRPLDFSLGRELRENRGVVVTNGGLHEAVVAAVKSVLG